One part of the Corynebacterium aurimucosum ATCC 700975 genome encodes these proteins:
- a CDS encoding ABC transporter permease, translating to MYLAWREMLFARTRFLLMGVVLALMSMLVVIISGLTAGLVNDGVSGLKAMDSDVVAFADGTQKDSAFTRSVVDASAAESFAHLDGVDQAAPLGLTIANAHNQKGTAVDLTLLGVEPDSFLAPAGLPAIDTTRVDGQPSNTKHDIIASSTLQDEGIEVGDTITLDRLDIPLNVIGFSDNQRTFGHVDVAYLPLDIWQEIHAGGRHGEAVNSDAYDEASVIVARTTVKPDTEALTEQSGLDVRTLKESFDSSPGYTAEMMTLSMITWFLYVIAALVTGAFFLVWTIQRAGNIATLRAMGATKGFLLRDSLGQAVVILVLSILAGALVAVGLGSLLEQTAMPYATEFSSVISGGLILFVTGLLGAFIAVVRVTRTNPLAALGENR from the coding sequence ATGTATCTAGCTTGGCGCGAGATGCTCTTCGCGCGTACCCGATTCCTCCTCATGGGCGTTGTCCTCGCCCTGATGTCCATGCTCGTCGTCATCATCTCCGGCCTCACCGCAGGTTTGGTCAACGACGGAGTCTCCGGACTGAAGGCCATGGACAGCGACGTCGTCGCCTTCGCCGACGGCACCCAAAAGGACTCCGCCTTCACCCGCTCCGTAGTCGATGCCTCCGCCGCCGAATCCTTCGCCCACCTCGATGGCGTAGACCAGGCCGCCCCTCTGGGCTTGACCATTGCCAATGCCCATAACCAAAAGGGCACGGCAGTGGATTTGACTCTCTTGGGAGTAGAACCCGATTCCTTCCTCGCCCCAGCTGGGCTCCCCGCCATCGACACCACGCGGGTCGACGGCCAACCCAGCAACACCAAGCACGACATCATCGCCTCCTCCACCCTGCAGGATGAGGGCATCGAAGTCGGCGACACGATCACCCTTGACCGCCTGGATATCCCGCTCAACGTCATTGGTTTTAGCGATAACCAGCGCACCTTCGGTCACGTGGACGTGGCTTACCTGCCTCTGGATATCTGGCAGGAAATCCATGCCGGCGGGCGCCACGGCGAAGCCGTGAACTCGGACGCTTATGACGAAGCCTCCGTCATCGTCGCCCGCACCACAGTCAAGCCCGACACCGAAGCCCTCACAGAGCAGTCCGGACTCGACGTGCGCACCCTCAAGGAAAGCTTCGACTCCTCCCCCGGCTACACCGCTGAGATGATGACCTTATCCATGATTACGTGGTTCCTCTACGTCATCGCCGCGCTCGTCACTGGCGCTTTCTTCCTCGTCTGGACCATCCAGCGTGCAGGCAATATCGCCACTCTTCGCGCGATGGGCGCGACCAAGGGCTTCCTGTTGCGCGATAGCCTCGGCCAGGCAGTTGTCATCCTCGTCTTGTCCATCCTGGCGGGCGCACTGGTGGCGGTCGGCTTGGGCAGCCTCTTGGAGCAGACCGCGATGCCTTATGCCACCGAATTCAGCTCTGTCATCAGTGGCGGCCTCATCCTCTTCGTCACCGGATTGCTTGGCGCTTTCATCGCCGTCGTCCGTGTTACCCGAACCAACCCCCTCGCTGCCCTAGGAGAAAACCGATGA
- a CDS encoding ABC transporter ATP-binding protein produces the protein MSPALELHDVTVSYTDGDSQVKALDSVNLSIDPGEFVAVVGPSGSGKSTLLAVAGALTTPDSGKVLVADEDIVPLGDAQLAKIRRNHIGFVFQSTGNLPSALTAEEQIELATKVIGKTGRYSSAELLDKVGMKHRAKHRPGSLSGGERQRVGIARALVGDPQVLLVDEPTAALDRARSQEIVALLAKECHDFNVAGVMVTHDYEVLEHCDKVYEMVDGRLTPAANSASE, from the coding sequence ATGAGCCCAGCTTTAGAACTGCACGACGTCACCGTCAGCTACACCGATGGCGACTCGCAAGTGAAGGCACTCGATTCCGTCAACCTCAGCATCGATCCCGGTGAATTCGTAGCCGTGGTCGGCCCATCCGGCTCTGGAAAGTCCACGCTGCTCGCTGTTGCGGGTGCTTTGACGACACCCGATTCCGGCAAGGTCTTGGTCGCAGACGAAGATATCGTGCCGCTAGGCGACGCCCAACTGGCCAAGATTCGTCGCAACCACATCGGCTTTGTCTTCCAGTCCACCGGTAACCTTCCCTCCGCTCTGACAGCAGAGGAACAAATCGAGCTGGCCACCAAGGTCATCGGCAAGACTGGGCGCTACTCCAGTGCCGAGCTGCTCGACAAGGTCGGTATGAAGCATCGGGCGAAGCACCGTCCAGGAAGCTTGTCCGGCGGTGAGCGCCAGCGCGTCGGCATCGCCCGCGCGCTCGTGGGCGATCCCCAGGTGCTGCTTGTCGACGAGCCCACTGCCGCCCTCGATCGCGCACGCTCCCAAGAAATCGTGGCACTGTTGGCAAAAGAATGTCACGACTTTAACGTCGCGGGTGTCATGGTCACTCACGACTATGAAGTCCTTGAGCACTGCGACAAGGTCTATGAGATGGTCGACGGCCGCTTGACGCCTGCCGCCAACTCAGCCTCGGAGTAG
- a CDS encoding TetR/AcrR family transcriptional regulator gives MPKITETTVAEHRAVQHRAVLEAAERLIVHNHGAVPTLAEVAAEVGLARPSVYRYVSSQHDLLVQLLIQATQVWNEQLEAAMKVAPPEPTKRLRAYVDATLELFVHGTHGHLITAAQHFPQAFADEEVQRSHGGFASIVDAFCPDVSAVDISLLNAAILRASELAERSPEQLASATQTLYAMADAIVAPPSSAD, from the coding sequence ATGCCGAAGATCACTGAAACGACAGTAGCCGAGCACCGCGCCGTCCAGCACCGCGCGGTACTGGAGGCTGCCGAGAGGTTGATCGTCCACAACCATGGTGCGGTACCGACCTTGGCCGAGGTAGCTGCGGAGGTTGGGCTTGCTCGCCCCAGTGTCTATCGATATGTGTCTTCTCAACACGATTTACTGGTGCAGCTTCTCATCCAGGCCACACAGGTGTGGAATGAACAGCTCGAGGCAGCCATGAAGGTGGCTCCCCCTGAGCCCACGAAGCGCCTCCGCGCCTATGTGGACGCCACACTCGAGCTCTTCGTTCATGGCACCCACGGCCATCTGATAACCGCCGCTCAGCACTTCCCCCAGGCTTTTGCTGACGAAGAAGTGCAGCGCTCACATGGCGGCTTCGCCTCCATCGTTGATGCGTTCTGCCCCGACGTTTCCGCGGTAGACATTTCGCTGCTCAACGCAGCCATCCTTCGCGCGTCGGAGCTAGCGGAGCGATCTCCGGAGCAGCTCGCTAGCGCGACACAGACTCTTTATGCAATGGCCGATGCTATTGTGGCCCCGCCCTCCTCCGCGGATTAG
- a CDS encoding DUF3040 domain-containing protein, with product MALSEHEQQALREIEQSLLANDPDFGASVSGETSFGGSSGAITLRGVALIVVGLCMMVGGIALAQQSLWFVSLSVLGFLVMFGSGVWMLRGKSEDSLVAVGAQAPACGRGKQSKRDGSGVGNRLEDNFRRRFEER from the coding sequence GTGGCCCTTTCTGAGCACGAACAGCAAGCGCTGCGTGAAATTGAACAGTCGTTGCTGGCCAATGATCCTGATTTTGGCGCGTCTGTGTCCGGTGAAACTTCTTTCGGCGGAAGCTCGGGTGCCATCACCCTCCGCGGAGTGGCCTTGATTGTTGTTGGCCTCTGCATGATGGTGGGCGGTATCGCGTTGGCTCAGCAATCTCTGTGGTTTGTCAGCCTCTCCGTCCTTGGCTTCCTCGTTATGTTCGGCTCCGGTGTCTGGATGCTGCGCGGAAAGTCTGAAGATTCTCTGGTTGCAGTCGGCGCGCAGGCCCCTGCGTGCGGGCGCGGCAAGCAATCCAAGAGGGACGGCAGCGGCGTTGGAAACCGCTTGGAAGATAATTTCCGCCGTCGCTTTGAGGAACGCTAG
- a CDS encoding SAV_6107 family HEPN domain-containing protein encodes MAQVISATAAARSRNREAMQRVQRDRFVSQALDLLADARSSAAEGSFADALEMAYRASLRAAGARVAASTVSRRRRLPTSAWEQVALIGPADAQWAEEFKEYSRVRSRVASGLDPVPEPDSVYQYLALAARYVDATESELGFGAMAA; translated from the coding sequence ATGGCACAGGTAATCTCAGCAACAGCGGCGGCCCGCAGCCGGAACCGTGAGGCTATGCAGCGGGTGCAGCGGGATCGTTTCGTGAGCCAAGCACTAGACCTCTTAGCGGATGCACGGAGTAGCGCGGCGGAGGGGAGCTTTGCGGATGCATTGGAAATGGCTTACCGTGCCTCGCTACGTGCAGCCGGAGCACGTGTGGCAGCGTCCACCGTGTCACGTCGCCGGCGCTTGCCTACTTCCGCCTGGGAGCAGGTGGCTCTCATTGGCCCGGCTGATGCCCAGTGGGCAGAGGAGTTTAAGGAGTACTCCCGTGTGCGCTCACGTGTGGCCTCTGGGCTAGATCCGGTTCCTGAGCCGGATTCGGTTTATCAGTACTTAGCGCTTGCCGCACGTTATGTGGATGCGACTGAGTCCGAGCTGGGCTTCGGGGCAATGGCGGCCTAA
- a CDS encoding GNAT family N-acetyltransferase, which translates to MSYTLRRLSPQEFAIALPHLVDIYIAAMDYNPSVRAGSISRWRADLIRPGFSCVVATDEYGIAGFAYGFLGTPDTWWDKQLRRALATSSGPTPEQEEILHNYFELAEIHVLPAKQGHGLGRALPEALAWNLPARYILLSTPEVPNEANSAFGLYRKMGFGDFLRDLHYPADSRPFAILQSTVPLAPTDTT; encoded by the coding sequence GTGAGTTACACGCTGCGCCGCTTAAGCCCCCAAGAGTTCGCCATTGCCCTCCCGCACTTGGTAGATATCTACATTGCGGCGATGGATTACAACCCCTCGGTGCGCGCGGGGTCCATCTCGCGGTGGCGCGCAGATCTCATACGCCCAGGGTTTTCCTGCGTTGTGGCCACCGATGAATATGGCATCGCCGGCTTTGCCTACGGCTTCCTAGGCACCCCCGATACCTGGTGGGATAAGCAGCTCCGCCGTGCACTCGCCACCAGTAGCGGCCCCACCCCAGAGCAAGAAGAGATTCTCCACAATTACTTCGAGCTGGCAGAGATCCATGTGCTCCCCGCGAAACAAGGCCACGGCCTGGGCCGCGCTTTGCCAGAAGCCTTGGCCTGGAATCTTCCCGCTCGCTATATTTTGCTCTCCACACCGGAAGTTCCCAATGAAGCCAACTCTGCCTTTGGTCTCTACCGCAAAATGGGCTTTGGCGATTTCCTGCGCGATCTCCATTACCCCGCTGATTCCCGCCCCTTCGCAATCCTGCAGTCTACTGTGCCGCTCGCACCAACCGACACCACTTAA
- a CDS encoding polyprenyl synthetase family protein gives MTTPQIPSLDEIPAAVREELALFLDRQRDAIASIGAPVTNAISYLESFVLDGGKRIRPLYAWAGFIGARGLEGTESPQAMLRAATSLEFIQACALIHDDIVDASDTRRGNPTVHRGVAARHRELGFHGDADFFGQSLAILVGDMALVWAEDMLQDSGLSPEALARARAPWRAMRREVIGGQMLDICLEAEGSEDATLADSVNRFKTAAYTIERPLHLGAAIAGAPEKLVAAFRGYGQDIGVAFQLRDDLLGVFGDPAVTGKPAGDDLREGKRTVLLSLALQRADASDPAAAAELRRLIGQTEDPSEIARMAQIIAASGAPDVVEQRINDLTRSGLDHLHNAQVSPEVTETLEELAHKSTARRM, from the coding sequence GTGACTACACCGCAGATACCTTCCTTGGACGAAATTCCCGCAGCCGTACGCGAGGAGCTCGCGCTTTTTCTAGACCGCCAGCGTGATGCCATCGCATCCATCGGAGCTCCGGTGACCAACGCGATTTCCTATTTGGAATCTTTCGTGCTGGATGGCGGAAAGCGCATCCGCCCCCTCTACGCGTGGGCAGGTTTTATCGGCGCACGCGGACTCGAGGGAACAGAGTCCCCACAGGCTATGCTCCGCGCAGCTACATCCTTAGAGTTCATCCAAGCCTGCGCTCTGATCCACGATGACATCGTGGATGCCTCCGATACCCGGCGCGGTAACCCTACCGTTCACCGTGGCGTAGCAGCCCGCCACCGCGAGCTCGGGTTCCACGGCGATGCTGATTTCTTCGGCCAGTCCCTCGCCATCCTGGTGGGTGACATGGCCTTGGTCTGGGCGGAAGACATGCTCCAGGACTCCGGACTTAGCCCTGAGGCACTCGCACGCGCCCGCGCACCTTGGCGCGCTATGCGCCGCGAGGTAATCGGCGGGCAGATGCTGGATATCTGCCTCGAAGCGGAAGGTTCTGAGGACGCCACGTTGGCTGATTCCGTCAACCGTTTCAAGACCGCCGCCTACACCATCGAGCGCCCCCTACACTTGGGCGCAGCCATAGCGGGCGCCCCCGAAAAACTCGTGGCTGCTTTCCGCGGCTACGGCCAAGACATCGGGGTTGCCTTCCAGCTGCGCGATGATTTGTTGGGGGTCTTCGGTGACCCCGCCGTGACCGGCAAGCCCGCCGGTGATGATCTGCGCGAGGGCAAGCGCACAGTCCTTTTGTCCTTGGCACTGCAGCGCGCGGATGCTTCCGATCCCGCCGCGGCTGCGGAATTGCGTCGCCTCATCGGTCAGACAGAGGATCCCTCAGAGATTGCACGCATGGCGCAGATTATTGCGGCTTCGGGTGCACCGGATGTCGTCGAGCAGCGCATCAACGATCTCACGCGCTCGGGCCTTGACCACCTCCACAATGCTCAGGTCTCCCCCGAAGTTACGGAGACTCTCGAAGAACTGGCCCACAAGTCCACGGCCCGCCGGATGTAG
- a CDS encoding alpha-(1->6)-mannopyranosyltransferase A: protein MARPTTTRVPLRIPHPLPLGIIAAVVLALASFSGGATRNRGGFLEALNIGFLAYGHGRNIGMVLYWVGLFGLVAAWVLAGRYFIAPQLKNPQPDGALADIRRMLLCWVAPLLCAAPLASRDVYSYLMQGAMVRDGFDPYVEGAAVNPGPFLLEVSHDWRNTTTPYGPLHLWMGNGVTQLVGENVAAGIIVYKAISVLGFAAIAWSIPRLARGIGGDPALALWLGVANPVMLLHLIGGMHNESIMVGLVSLSLLAAVHHKFHASLLLVGVAVSLKATAIFAAPFIVWLMLHHWAPKGTKPIKRFGVFLLSGFLAVLEVALAVAAITWASGSSWGWLSQISGNSKVINPLAGPTLLADILVPLIQVFSPDTTYNGVLTVLRSAAMILMLLGLVLVWWWGRTGVRRAIAATAAAYQVAFVFNSVTLPWYYASVLTLMGTFRPPLPLIKLTTGVAIFIGVAFAGDGNHQLYNWFWDIAMVVVAWSATQWIFDGVPRTTAAPELDEGSKRPKPVRAE from the coding sequence ATGGCTCGTCCCACAACCACGCGCGTGCCCCTGCGCATTCCCCATCCCCTGCCTCTGGGCATCATCGCCGCTGTCGTGCTGGCACTCGCCTCTTTCTCCGGCGGCGCTACCCGCAACCGCGGTGGCTTCCTTGAGGCGCTCAATATCGGCTTTCTAGCTTATGGCCATGGCCGCAACATCGGCATGGTCCTCTATTGGGTTGGCCTTTTCGGATTGGTTGCCGCATGGGTTTTGGCCGGCCGCTACTTCATTGCCCCGCAGTTGAAGAACCCACAACCAGACGGCGCACTGGCCGATATTCGCCGGATGCTGCTGTGCTGGGTTGCTCCTTTATTGTGTGCAGCACCGCTGGCTTCTCGCGATGTGTATTCCTATCTCATGCAAGGCGCGATGGTGCGTGATGGCTTCGACCCTTATGTCGAAGGCGCGGCGGTAAATCCTGGGCCCTTCCTCTTGGAGGTCTCCCACGACTGGCGCAACACCACCACTCCTTATGGCCCATTGCACCTGTGGATGGGCAATGGTGTAACCCAGCTGGTAGGAGAAAACGTCGCCGCGGGCATCATCGTCTACAAGGCGATATCGGTCCTCGGCTTTGCCGCCATCGCCTGGTCAATTCCGCGTTTGGCGCGCGGCATCGGGGGTGATCCTGCCCTCGCGCTCTGGCTGGGCGTAGCGAATCCGGTGATGCTCTTGCACCTCATCGGCGGCATGCATAATGAATCCATCATGGTGGGACTGGTTTCGCTGAGTCTGCTTGCCGCAGTGCACCACAAGTTCCATGCTAGCCTCCTCCTGGTTGGCGTGGCGGTCTCGCTCAAGGCAACCGCCATTTTCGCCGCACCGTTTATCGTGTGGCTCATGCTGCACCACTGGGCCCCGAAGGGGACGAAGCCCATCAAACGCTTCGGAGTCTTCCTCCTGTCCGGCTTCCTTGCCGTGCTGGAGGTCGCGCTGGCGGTGGCGGCGATTACGTGGGCGTCGGGAAGCTCGTGGGGCTGGTTGTCACAAATCAGCGGCAATTCCAAGGTCATCAACCCCCTAGCCGGCCCTACCCTGCTCGCTGACATCCTCGTGCCGCTCATCCAGGTCTTCTCCCCCGATACCACCTATAACGGTGTGCTCACCGTGCTGCGCTCGGCCGCGATGATCCTCATGCTCCTCGGCCTCGTCCTCGTATGGTGGTGGGGCCGCACGGGCGTGCGCCGGGCTATCGCTGCCACGGCCGCTGCTTACCAGGTGGCATTCGTCTTCAACTCTGTGACGCTCCCCTGGTACTACGCCTCCGTGCTTACGCTCATGGGAACGTTCCGCCCGCCATTGCCCTTGATCAAGCTCACCACCGGCGTGGCCATATTCATCGGCGTCGCCTTTGCCGGCGACGGTAACCACCAGCTTTATAACTGGTTCTGGGATATCGCCATGGTGGTCGTAGCTTGGTCAGCAACGCAGTGGATTTTCGATGGTGTTCCACGCACCACCGCGGCCCCGGAGCTCGATGAGGGTTCTAAAAGGCCGAAGCCTGTGCGCGCCGAATAA
- a CDS encoding Rv2175c family DNA-binding protein, which yields MPQLLAGEKLLTLKEVAERLDLPITRVFDLLNARKFIVWRSAEGERLVPEAFFNAKGVISKHVSGVITVLSDNGWGDNEILAHLFTEDDSLPGRPIDALHGHLAREVIRRAQASAF from the coding sequence CTGCCGCAGCTCCTCGCCGGGGAGAAGCTGCTGACGCTGAAGGAGGTTGCTGAGAGGCTCGATCTCCCGATCACGCGCGTCTTCGATCTCCTCAATGCGCGCAAGTTCATTGTGTGGCGCAGTGCCGAGGGAGAGCGCCTCGTTCCGGAAGCGTTCTTCAACGCCAAAGGCGTCATTTCCAAGCATGTGTCCGGAGTGATTACGGTCCTCTCCGACAACGGATGGGGCGACAATGAGATTCTGGCGCACCTATTTACCGAAGATGATTCCTTGCCAGGCCGCCCCATTGACGCGCTGCACGGGCACCTAGCACGCGAGGTTATTCGGCGCGCACAGGCTTCGGCCTTTTAG
- a CDS encoding protein kinase domain-containing protein translates to MTRLNVGDILEGRYRIDQPIARGGMSTVYRCVDMRLGRAVAAKVMDERYHDDPVFVTRFEREARAMAQLSHPNLVAVHDFSADGLPIYLIMELITGGTLRELLAERGPMPPHAAAGVMHSMLAGLTEVHHAGLVHRDIKPDNVLITDSHRVKVGDFGLVRSAKAEHDSSGQIVGTVSYLSPEQVTGAEITPASDVYSAGIVLFELLTGTVPFHGDTPLAHATARVHEDVVAPSSRIEGVPMLFDALVATATARQPAERFADAGEFLDALDDVSCELQLPKFTVPIPRNSAAARTAAVPTDFSGTDNTRVFEATSAIPAPQPPTRETRVEPEPRNDAFLPPAAPVEPPAPSPAVPEPSAPVPPAGAEEEPEERPLSNRSAIALIGFLVLVGLATLAVAVAAWWFGSGEYGTWPILWRPY, encoded by the coding sequence ATGACAAGGCTGAACGTGGGCGACATTCTTGAGGGACGCTACCGCATCGATCAGCCGATCGCTCGCGGCGGCATGTCCACCGTGTATCGCTGCGTGGACATGCGTTTGGGCCGCGCAGTGGCCGCCAAGGTGATGGATGAGCGCTATCACGACGATCCCGTCTTCGTCACCCGCTTCGAGCGCGAAGCCCGCGCGATGGCGCAGCTGAGCCATCCCAATCTCGTCGCCGTGCATGACTTTTCCGCGGATGGATTGCCCATCTATCTCATCATGGAGCTCATTACCGGAGGTACCTTGCGCGAGCTCCTTGCGGAACGCGGTCCCATGCCGCCGCATGCCGCAGCCGGCGTCATGCACTCCATGCTGGCCGGGCTCACCGAAGTCCACCACGCCGGCCTCGTGCACCGAGATATCAAGCCGGACAATGTTTTGATCACGGATAGCCATCGCGTCAAGGTCGGCGATTTCGGTCTGGTTCGCTCCGCTAAGGCGGAGCACGATAGTTCAGGCCAGATCGTCGGTACCGTCAGCTACCTCTCCCCCGAGCAAGTCACTGGCGCGGAAATCACGCCGGCTTCCGACGTGTACTCCGCAGGGATCGTGCTCTTTGAATTGTTAACCGGCACAGTCCCCTTCCACGGCGATACCCCGCTGGCGCACGCCACCGCGCGCGTGCACGAGGATGTGGTGGCGCCCTCCTCCCGCATCGAGGGCGTGCCCATGCTTTTCGACGCCCTCGTGGCCACCGCCACTGCACGCCAGCCAGCCGAGAGGTTCGCGGATGCCGGCGAATTCCTCGATGCCTTGGATGATGTCTCCTGCGAGCTACAGCTCCCGAAATTCACTGTCCCCATCCCGCGGAACTCGGCTGCCGCACGTACTGCTGCCGTGCCAACGGATTTTTCGGGCACGGACAATACCCGGGTCTTTGAAGCGACCTCAGCTATCCCCGCGCCCCAGCCCCCAACGCGGGAAACCCGGGTAGAGCCAGAGCCGCGCAACGATGCCTTCCTCCCGCCAGCCGCGCCTGTAGAGCCCCCGGCGCCCTCCCCTGCGGTGCCCGAGCCTTCTGCCCCCGTTCCCCCAGCCGGGGCCGAGGAAGAGCCGGAAGAACGGCCCTTGAGCAACCGCAGCGCGATTGCTCTCATTGGCTTCCTCGTCCTCGTCGGCCTCGCCACCTTGGCCGTCGCGGTGGCGGCCTGGTGGTTTGGCTCCGGAGAATACGGCACATGGCCGATTCTCTGGAGACCGTATTAG
- a CDS encoding class II 3-deoxy-7-phosphoheptulonate synthase — MSWTVDIPKEVLPDLPPLPEGINEKFQDVISREAKQQPGWDQLQADNVRKILESVPPIVVAPEVEDLKRKLADVALGKAFLLQGGDCAETFESNTEPHIRGNIKTLLQMAVVLTYGASTPVVKLGRIAGQYAKPRSSDLDANGLYNYRGDIVNGVEANEESRRHDPARMIRAYANSSAAMNLVRALTHSGTADLYRLHEWNREFVANSPAGARYQALADEIENGLAFMNACGVSDETLRSAEIYCSHEALLKDYERSMLRLGTDLNGETKLYDLSAHQLWIGERTRGLDDFHVAFASIIGNPVGIKLGPGVTPEQAVEYAEKLDPNREPGRLTMIARMGHDKVRSVLPLIIKAVEDSGHKVVWQSDPMHGNTFTASNGYKTRHFDKIVDEVQGFFEVHRELGTHPGGVHLEFTGEDVTECLGGAEDITDVDLPGRYESAVDPRLNTQQSLELSFLIAEMLRN; from the coding sequence GTGAGTTGGACAGTAGATATTCCCAAAGAAGTGCTTCCTGATCTGCCGCCGCTGCCGGAGGGGATCAATGAGAAGTTCCAAGACGTCATTTCCCGCGAGGCAAAGCAGCAGCCGGGCTGGGATCAGCTGCAGGCTGATAACGTCCGCAAGATTCTTGAATCCGTACCGCCTATCGTCGTGGCCCCGGAGGTTGAGGATCTCAAGCGCAAGCTTGCCGACGTCGCCTTGGGCAAAGCCTTCCTTCTCCAGGGCGGCGATTGCGCGGAGACCTTCGAATCCAACACTGAGCCGCACATCCGCGGCAACATCAAGACGCTGCTACAGATGGCCGTGGTGTTGACTTACGGCGCGTCCACCCCAGTGGTGAAGCTGGGCCGTATCGCCGGCCAGTACGCGAAGCCGCGCTCCTCTGATCTGGACGCGAATGGCTTGTACAACTACCGCGGTGACATCGTCAACGGCGTGGAAGCTAACGAAGAGTCCCGCCGCCACGATCCCGCCCGCATGATCCGCGCCTACGCGAACTCCTCGGCGGCAATGAACCTGGTTCGCGCGCTGACCCACTCCGGAACCGCAGACCTGTACCGCCTCCATGAGTGGAACCGCGAATTCGTGGCCAACTCTCCGGCGGGTGCACGCTACCAGGCGCTGGCGGATGAGATTGAGAACGGCCTGGCCTTCATGAACGCCTGTGGGGTTTCGGACGAGACCCTGCGTTCGGCGGAGATTTACTGCTCCCACGAGGCCTTGCTGAAGGACTACGAGCGTTCCATGCTCCGACTGGGCACGGATCTCAACGGGGAAACCAAGCTTTATGACCTGTCCGCACACCAGCTGTGGATTGGTGAGCGTACCCGTGGTCTCGACGACTTCCACGTGGCCTTTGCTTCCATCATTGGCAACCCCGTGGGCATCAAGCTTGGCCCTGGCGTGACGCCGGAGCAGGCAGTGGAATATGCGGAGAAGCTTGACCCGAACCGTGAGCCGGGCCGCCTCACCATGATTGCCCGTATGGGCCACGATAAGGTGCGCTCCGTGCTGCCCCTGATCATCAAGGCAGTGGAGGACTCCGGCCACAAGGTTGTGTGGCAGTCCGATCCGATGCACGGCAATACCTTCACGGCATCGAACGGTTACAAGACCCGCCACTTCGACAAGATCGTCGATGAGGTCCAAGGCTTCTTCGAGGTGCACCGCGAGCTGGGCACCCACCCGGGCGGCGTGCACCTGGAGTTCACCGGTGAGGACGTCACCGAGTGCCTTGGCGGCGCTGAGGACATCACGGATGTGGATCTGCCGGGCCGCTACGAGTCCGCTGTGGACCCGCGCCTGAACACCCAGCAATCGCTGGAGCTGTCCTTCCTTATCGCTGAGATGCTGCGCAACTAG
- a CDS encoding polyadenylate-specific 3'-exoribonuclease AS, which yields MRYFYDTEFIEDGSTIELVSIGIVGEDGSEYYAVSTDFDPAKANAWVRENVLDKLPSPADPVWKSRETIREELLKFLGRHSTPIELWAWVGAYDHVVLAQLWGDMASLPKGMPRYTRELKQYWEFAGRPKLPPVPNGNHDALVDARHNLAKFRVCEQHLPLTRGNRVH from the coding sequence GTGCGCTACTTCTACGACACCGAATTCATTGAGGACGGATCGACCATTGAGCTGGTCTCCATCGGAATTGTCGGGGAAGACGGAAGCGAGTACTACGCGGTATCCACAGATTTCGATCCTGCGAAGGCTAATGCGTGGGTGCGGGAGAACGTCTTGGATAAATTACCAAGCCCCGCAGACCCAGTCTGGAAATCGCGCGAGACCATCCGCGAAGAGCTCTTGAAATTCTTGGGCCGGCATTCCACGCCTATCGAGCTGTGGGCTTGGGTAGGAGCCTATGACCACGTTGTTCTCGCGCAACTATGGGGAGACATGGCCAGCTTGCCCAAGGGGATGCCGCGATATACCCGGGAGCTGAAGCAGTATTGGGAGTTTGCCGGCCGCCCTAAACTACCTCCAGTGCCCAATGGCAACCATGATGCGTTGGTCGACGCCCGCCATAACCTGGCCAAGTTTCGAGTCTGCGAGCAGCATTTGCCGCTGACGAGGGGCAACCGCGTACATTAA